From Eubalaena glacialis isolate mEubGla1 chromosome 5, mEubGla1.1.hap2.+ XY, whole genome shotgun sequence, one genomic window encodes:
- the NAP1L5 gene encoding nucleosome assembly protein 1-like 5, with translation MADSENQGPAEPSQAAAAAEEVMAEGGAQGGDSDSASGDSDGAVGQTAEEPQTPAENAPKPRNDFIESLPNSVKCRVLALKKLQKRCDKIEAKFDKEFQALEKKYNDIYKPLLAKIQELTGEMEGCAWTLEGDDEEEEDGEYEEEEEGEEEEEGEEEPPAEAAAQAAGAAAEDEGPHSAVSDDAQK, from the coding sequence ATGGCCGACTCGGAGAACCAGGGCCCCGCGGAGCCGAgccaggcggcggcggcggcggaggaggTAATGGCGGAAGGCGGTGCGCAGGGGGGAGATTCTGACAGCGCGTCCGGCGACTCCGACGGCGCGGTCGGTCAGACGGCTGAGGAGCCCCAGACGCCTGCGGAGAATGCACCGAAGCCTAGAAATGACTTTATCGAGAGCCTGCCTAACTCGGTGAAATGCCGGGTCCTGGCGCTCAAAAAGCTGCAGAAGCGGTGCGATAAGATAGAAGCCAAATTTGATAAGGAATTCCAGGCTCTGGAGAAAAAGTATAACGACATCTATAAGCCCTTGCTCGCTAAGATCCAGGAGCTCACCGGTGAGATGGAGGGGTGTGCATGGACCTTAGAGGGTGacgacgaggaggaggaggatggagagtacgaggaggaggaggagggggaggaggaggaggagggggaggaagagcctCCAGCAGAGGCTGCGGCGCAGGCGGCGGGCGCCGCCGCCGAGGATGAGGGTCCCCACTCGGCAGTGTCTGACGACGCCCAGAAATAA